A region from the Lycium barbarum isolate Lr01 chromosome 8, ASM1917538v2, whole genome shotgun sequence genome encodes:
- the LOC132606013 gene encoding replication protein A 70 kDa DNA-binding subunit B-like has product MHHCIFTLWEDFAEIDGSHLAAQIEEHPVILAKRIARSSYAGTSLNTRYNSVILINPPYPQATELMNWAKEYDKTLSTYTQRSSPETTSSPVLTSLNDEAIPIGNIQAQPTMQSFHVEGKISLLDDEQLFYELMCSKCKHFVRTKIMKAIDCINCDQQTMLTPRCCFQVQIADGSGSTIATLVGEPGENLLSMKAEQIYETINVKNESLPLPDIQQHLADKVFKVQLKKSFSRNSNETPAKLFILSFAEKQDTLQLPGISTSTNTGESSKRELDKVASKEEQKKIIIGSTSSSKRKQTEQTTPIKKTASSTKKEGIEPITPTKKK; this is encoded by the exons ATGCACCATTGTATTTTTACCTTGTGGGAGGACTTTGCTGAGATTGATGGAAGCCACCTAGCTGCACAAATTGAAGAACATCCAGTAATCCTAGCAAAACGAATTGCACGATCTTCATATGCTG GAACATCCTTGAATACAAGATACAATTCTGTAATATTGATAAATCCCCCTTATCCACAGGCGACAGAATTGATGAACTG GGCAAAGGAGTATGACAAAACGTTGAGCACATATACGCAAAGAAGTTCTCCAGAAACAACTTCATCGCCAGTTCTTACATCACTAAATGATGAGGCTATACCTATAGGAAATATCCAAGCACAGCCAACG ATGCAATCTTTTCACGTTGAAGGTAAAATATCATTACTGGATGATGAGCAGCTGTTTTATGAGTTGATGTGTTCAAAATGCAAGCACTTTGTTAGGACCAAAATAATGAAAGCTATTGACTGTATAAACTGTGATCAACAAACAATGTTAACACCTAG GTGTTGCTTTCAAGTCCAAATTGCAGATGGAAGTGGATCGACAATTGCAACATTAGTAGGTGAACCTGGAGAGAATCTTCTATCAATGAAAGCTGaacaaatctatgaaacaattaACGTGAAG AACGAATCGCTCCCCCTTCCAGATATTCAACAACATCTTGCTGACAAAGTGTTTAAAGTACAACTGAAGAAATCTTTTTCTAGGAATTCTAATGAAACACCAGCAAAACTGTTCATTTTGTCATTTGCTGAGAAGCAGGATACTCTCCAATTACCAGGAATATCAACTTCTACAAATACTGGAGAAAGCAGTAAGAGAGAACTCGACAAGGTAGCatcaaaagaagaacaaaaaaagatAATCATTGGAAGTACCTCATCTAGCAAAAGAAAACAGACTGAGCAAACAACTCCAATCAAAAAAACTGCATCTTCTACCAAAAAGGAGGGTATCGAACCAATCACTCCAACTAAGAAGAAGTAA